The stretch of DNA GGCGGCTCGCGACGAAGAACTAGTGGCAACTCTAGAGTCTCGCATTGGTCAACTTGCTGGGTTTACCCCCCTGTTGCAAGCAGGCAAATCGCTGCCAGAAATGTTTGAGCAACTGCTGGGTGATATGGGATTAGAAATCTTTCCAGAAACTCAGTTGGTGCGGTTTCATTGTGGTTGCTCCTTCGATCGCATGCTAGGCGCTCTCAAGATTCTGGGAGAAACGGAACTGCAAGACATGATCGAAAAGGACAATGGCGCTGAGGCGACTTGTCACTTCTGCAATGAGGTCTATCAAGCTAGCAGCGACCAGCTAGCCCAGCTAATTTTAGAATTGCGAGCAGAATCTTAGCAGCATCCTGGTGATGGATGGGGAGGTTTGAATTACTTTAGACGTAGGGTTATTAGGCAGCATGTCCTTTAGGCGTTAGTGTCATCTAAAACTAAAAATTTGACTTTTTAGGGCTTGAGGAGGGTAGGATGGCAACTACTGCATTTGCTTTGGGGTAGCCAGAGCCGTTGCGCTACGAGTTGTTAGGTGGGAGTTGTTAGGTGGGCTATGACCAGAGATCGTGGAACTCCAGACCGTAGGCCAGCCGATCGGCCTCCCCGCAGGAAGAATTCAAGCAACTTGCCAGATCGCCCTCCTGCTCCTCGTCCCTCATCCAATCCGATGCCACGTCCTGTGGTCAGAGCTGTGCCTCCATCAGTTCGGCCTGTCGTTTCGTCACTGGGCCAGACGGAGGAACCTGCCTATGCGGTATCGGGGCCTGCTACTCCACCGCTGGCTAAGCCCCCCATTGCTCGCGATCGCAAAGGATTACAACTGCCCACCAGTTTACGGTTTTGGGGCCTGACTACCCTGCTCTTTACGGGAGGAGCGGCAGTTTTCTCTGTGGCGCTATTGGTACGATCGCCGGCGCTACCCAATTGCCCTTCGATTTTCTGGCCGATGGCTTCTGCTTCCATGCGGCTCTACTGCGCCCAAGTTGCGGCCAACAAGCAAACCCTGAAGAACTTGCTAGAAGCGATCGCCCTAGTGAATAGTTTGCCTGCTGATCACCCGCTGCGCTCCGATATTGATCGCTCGATTCAGCAGTGGTCATCAGATATTTTGAACTTGGCTGAAAATTCCTTCAACGCAGGCAAGCTTGACGAGGCGATCGCGACGGCCCGCAAGATTCCAGAAAATACAGCCGCTCATGCTCTGGTGAATGAACGCATCGACCGCTGGCAATCGATCTGGCAGAAAGCAGAGGCAATTTATCAAAAATCGGAATTAGCCCTGCGAGAGCGCAAGTGGCACCAAGCGTTTACTGAGGCGGTGCGCCTGCTTTATGTGGGTAATACCTATTGGGAAACCACAAAATATCAAGAACTGAATGAACGGATTCGGGTCGCTAGGGATGAAGGCAACAAGTTAGCCAAAGCCGAAGAACTAGCAGATATTGGCGGTCTCGACAATTTGCTTAAAGCGATTAAGCTGGCCGAGTCCATTGGCCCTAACAGCTACATCTATAAAGAGGCGCAAACGGCGATTGGCAAGTTTGGTCGCAAAATGTTGAACCTCGCGCAAGCCACCCTAGAGCAACGCAACGCCACAGAAGCGATCGCCATTGCCCGCAAGATCCCTACAAGTGCCAACTTAGAAGCAGAAGCCCAGGACTTTATTGATCTAGCTGATGCTCAAGCTCAGGCGTGGCAAGGCACAGTCGCAGATCTAGAAGCAGCGATCGCTCAAGCCCAAAAACTTGATTCCAAGCGCCCCATGTACGCCAGAGCCCAGCAGTTAATTACCCGCTGGCAACGAGAAATTGAGGGTGTGGCTCATCTAGATCGAGCCCGTCAATTAGCGCAAGGGGGGACTCCCAATGCCTTAGGCGCGGCGATCGCTGAGGCTAGCTTGGTTAATCGTTCCAATCCTCGCTGGGATGAAGCGCAGAAAGAAATTGGACGTTGGCGCAGCCAAGTCGAAACCACAGAAGATCGGCCTTACTTAGATCGAGCCGATGAATATGCGCTCGCTGGAGATGCCACTTCTCTGCAATCCGCGATCAATGAGGCAAGCCAAGTGGGTCCAGGCCGTGCCCTTTACAGAGAAGCCCAAGACAAGATTGGTCAGTGGACGCGAGAAATACAACGGCAGCAAGACCAACCCTATCTAGACCAAGCCCGCGCTTTTGCAAGTGCTGGAGATTTGCCTAGCGCGATCGCTACTGCTGAACAAATTACTTCTAATCGTTCTCTCTATGATGAAGCCCAAGATGAAATTCGCTCTTGGCGTGGTCAAATTCAGGCAGAGCAAAATTGGCAGGAAGCCCAAAGCTTAGCGACTGCCGCGACCCCAGATGCCCTAGCCGCAGCCATTCAAAAAGCGGATCAAATTCCTGCCTCTAGTTCCTTGCGAGTTGATGCTGAAGCTGCGATCAATCAGTGGAGCCAATCCATTTTAGTCTTGGCGCAAAATCAAGCGAATTACAACTTGCCCAGCGCGATCGCGATCGCCCAAAAGGTTCCTCCCCAGACAGAAGCCTATGCCCCAGCCCAACTCCAAATTGGCGAGTGGCGGAAGGCGCTACAGCCCCCTGAACCTCCCAGAGTCCTCCTAGAACCCAGTCCCCCGCAAATTCGCCCTCCAGAGCTGGGTCGTTAGGGATTGGTACGTAGATTTGTTTAGGATGATTTGCGATCGCCTGACGCCGTCTCTGGCAATGTTTCTTGCACCACCTGCTGATAAAACGCTTCTAGCGCTCTAACACAGTTTGGATGATCAAAAAGCCGAGCATGGCCTTGGGTAACGCGCGCTCCCATCTCCTGCCGCCACGCAGAATCCAGCCCTAACTTAACTGCGATCGCCACATAGTCTTCTGGGCTAGCCGCGATCGCCTCAGGGATATCCAAAGCTTGTAGAATTCCCGCCGCATGTCGTCCTCGCATAAATTCACTAGGGCACGTGACAACGGGTAGATGGCAAGCGATCGCCTCTAGCGTGGTGTTGCCGCCGGACCAGGCAAAGGTATCCAAAAAGATATCGGACAGTAGATTGAGTTGCAAATAACCCACTTGGTTCTGTCGAGGCAAAATGATGCAATAGTCTTCGCTATTTAAGCCCACCGCTGCGAAAGCTCGTTGTAAGCGCTGGCGAAACTTTTCGGTGACAGCCGCGCTAAAGTGAGCCAGAAAGGCAAACTGGGCCTGGGGAACTTGTTGCGCGATCGCAGCAAACACAAAATCATACTGCGGTAAGTACTTGAACAGCGACTGGCAAGATAAATACACCACCGCGTCTTCCCGCAATCCCAAATCAGCTCTGGTTTTGGTCAGTTCTGGAATCGTAGGTTTCGCGTAAGCAATGCCGAGCTGAGGTAGCCGCACCAATTGCTCCGAGTAGTGTTCCTCACCGTTTTCAGGCTCCATCAGGTCGCTAGAGAGAAAATAGTCAACCGTGGGTAAGCCCGATGTCACCGGATGGCCCCAAGTCATACACTGCACTGGAGCCAAGCGTAAACTGGCAATCTGGCTAGCTTTGGGATGCATGCCAATATCGAGAAACGTCAGCACATGCAACTCATCGTTCAAAATCTGCTGACACATGCCCTCTAGATCCCCAGAAATCTGATGAAACGCATCGCTGTAGTGTTGAACTTCCTGGGCGATCGCATCCTGTTCTCGATTCAGAGAATAGCAATAAATTTCAAATTTTTGGCGATCGCAATGGCGCAACCAACCCAAAAACAATTTGCCTACCGTGTGCTGTCGGAGGCAGTCGGAGAGATAGCCAATGCGAATTTTGCCACTAGGGCTTAAAGGTGGCATGGGTCGATCTTGCACCCACTGTGGGTAGTTGGTGGCCATAATCTGATGCACCAGCAGCCCATACTCTTGTTGCAGCGGGCGATCATTTTCACCTTGGTAAGCCAGATAGAAGTTAGCGTAACGGCTAACTCCATTGAGAGCGTTTTGGCTGGCTTCTGCTGTAGATAAATCCAGTTCCGCGCTAATCCGGGCTAAAGCTTGGGTGAAGCGTTGCCGCGACTCGGCAATTTCAGTCACACTCTCATACAAAATTGGCAGAGTCATCTGCTGGGCCAACTTGAGAGAAAAATCGTCGGGGATTAAGCTCAAGCCTTGGGTGGCCGTGGCGATCGCGGCTTCCGTTTGGCCGTTGTCTCGCAGCGCAGAAATGAGGTCAAAATAAAGCTTGGCGATCGGGTAAGCTTGCACCGCTTGCTGATAAACCTCAATTGCTGCGTCGTACTGGCCTAAGCGCTGGAAGCAGTCACCCAAGCACTTGTAAACTCGCTGAATCAATTCTGGGGCGACCCCTACTTTCTCGCTTGCCAAGAACTTCTGGTACCGCTCGATCGCAGCTTGATACTTGCCTTGACGGTATAAAGCAAACCCTAGGTAAAAGTCAGCCCGCATGCGAGATTCATCTGCCTTGGCTTTGTAAGCGGTGCCTAGATCATGCAAAGCTGCTGGATCACGCGGGCTCAACTGATGGGCTTTGTCAAAAGCTTGAATCGCATCTTCGAGTTGGTGCTCGGCTAACAAGCTTCTGCCCACTTGCTGGTAATGTTCAGAGGTTTCGGCTGGGAGAACGGGATCTGAAACTAGCGTGGGTTCCGGCTGAGCCACCTCCCGGCTCAAAGCATTTTCTCGAAAGATAACCTGTCGCTCATCTACCGAGGCGATCGCGAGAGGGGGCGTGTAAGGCTCAGGCGTAGGAGCCGCTTGCACCGCTGCCATCAGCGCTTCACACACAGTTTTGGCCATCTGGAGCCAAGAAAACTGCTTGGCTTGGGCGAGTCCTGCCTGAACTAAAGTGTGACGAACCTGCGGTTGCTGAACCTTTTGCAGAGCCGCTGCCAGCCCCTCTACGTCTGTGTGGTTAACATAAATAGCCGCTTGACCCGCCACTTCTGGAATGGAGCCGTTAGGGCAGGTAATGACTGGGCAACCAGAGGCCATTGCCTCGACAATCGGTAGGCCAAAGCCTTCGTACTGCGAGGGGTAAACCAGAGCGATCGCGCCTGCGTAGGCCATGCGTAATTCGGCATCGTCCAGTTTCAGTAGATGCACTCTTGTACCAATCGGTAAGCAATCACTGAGTTCAGGCTCTAGAGTCGGGTTTCCTCCGGTACAGACAAGACTGAAGTGGGTGGCGTTGGCGAGTTTGGCAAAGGCTTTGTAGAACAAAATCGTGTTCTTGTAGCCATTTCTAGTGCCTACAGTCAAGAAATACGGCTGAGTAATCTGATGCTTCTGTCTAAATGCAGCGATTTCTGCCTCAGTGGCTGGTGTGAAGTGGGGTTGCACGCCACAAGGGGCAACGGTGATCGCTTTTGGATCGACGTAAGGGAAAAATCTGACCAAATCGCGGGCCGTATTTTGTGAAATCGCTAAGTAGCGGAAAGCCTGTTGAATGGCATAGTGTTTTTCCCGCCACATAAATTGGTCTACATTCCAGCCAATGCGCTCTGGAATCATGTCATAGGCCATGAACACCGAAGGCGTAGAAATTGGAGCCGTGTAATAGGTAGAAACGAATAAACTTGCCTGCTCTGCATCACAAATCTGTTGCAGCATGGCTCGGTCTAGCGAGGTGTTGCGGTAGTTATAGGGCGGAATCGTGCGATAGCGAATGCCCTCAACTTTGGGAGCAGTTCCAGCGCGATCGAGCACCAACAGGTAAGGGGCAAAATTACTCCGCGACCATTCTGCGAGCAACGTGCTCCAAACTCTGGCAATGCCCGTGTTGATCAGTTGGAAAAAGACCCCATCAATTATGATCAGCGGTTGTTTGGTAATTTTTGGAGGTATAGTTGCTGCTACCTGGGGCTGGACAAATTGCCAAGTGTTGGAGGGAGTGAGTTGAGCGATCGCCGATATCCCCAGCCTTTCCAGCCGATCCACCGTGGTATTGTCTTGCACCCAAGCAAAATAGTCGCGCAGATAAACTGGAAACTGGCTTTGTTGCTGTAACTTACGCCATTGCGCTTCGGCCTGGGTGTAGCCGTAATACTGCTCTTTAAATCGCAACTGTTCTGGCGTGACATAGGCAAAGTGCTGGAAGACTAAGCCTTGCTGCTCCGTTTCCTGGTGTCGAAAAGGATTAATCCGAGCGACTTCCTGCCATTGGCCGTTGGCGGCGGGTTGAGCCAGACGAGGTGGCTCATGAGATAACCAAATGGCTCCTGGTTGATAGCGCCAAGTCCGTAGCCACTCTTGACGAGGGTTTTGGCTGTAGCAATTGCGGCTCGTCACTACTAAGTTGGGGCCGACGAAGTACCAGCACCAATAAAATGCTGCGGTTTTCTCTGGATGCTCGATAAACAACTGCCGCGTTTTGCGTAGTTGCTCCACTGTCCACAGTTCATCCGCGTCAATCTGCCAAAGCAAGCATTCATTCTGGATATTGGACAAAGGCGCACTCACCATTTCACGCTTGCCATCCCAGAAGACACCGTTGGGCTTGCGGTAAATTGTGATGTTATCTGGATATTGCTGAGCTAGTTTGTCCAAGTATTCAGAGGTGCCATCGCAACTGCGGCCCTGGCGATGCAACTGGTCTGTAATCTTGCCACCGGAGGGCAAGCTCCAAGCGGTATCGTGCTTGAGATCTGCGACTCCTTCCACAATGTGCCAATGCCACTGGAATGGAAGCTGTTTAAAAACTTCGATGTGATAGCGAATGAAAGGCTCACCATTGAGAACAATCGTGAAAAACTCCACAGGCAGCGGATCGGCTGGCTGGGCAGATGGTTGAGCGGCGATCGCAGCTTTACGAGCCGCTATTTGGCGCTGATGAGCGGCAGGACTGGTGAGCACTGTCTGCAAGAAGCGCTCTGCGGTTGGGATGGGGCTGTAGTTGGCTAAGGCCCATTCTCGGCCTGCTGCACCAATCTCAGCCAAGAGATCGGGGTCTTGTTGCAGCCGAACCAGCGTGGCATCCATGTTATCTAAGTCAATCCCCACGTAATGACGCCCGTTTTCTGGCATGACGGGCAGGGTAATGCCGTACTTGTCGAAATCTAGATGAAAAGTGGCACAACCCGCAGCTAGCGATTCCCAGAACCGCCAACTGTCCCACCAATGCCCGATCGGTTCTCCTGTGACAGGGTGTGACTCAAGGCGACCGCCAAAGCAGGCACAAGCGATCGCCTTGAGTAGGCGTTGGTAGTAGCGAGGGTAATGGCGTCGGCCTGTTTGCTGCCATTGCAACAGGTCTTCGGGTGTTGACGGGATATCGTTGAAACTTTCAACCGTGGTATCAACGGGCAAAATTGACTGAACTTGAGGCAGAAATTGCTGTTCAATCGTGTCTCTGAGCGGATGAGCATGTCGAAAATTCAGCAACAGGTGGCGATCGCGATCGATAGAATCTGTGGCTGCTTGAGTCGCTCGCAAAATCCGGTTAGACAGCCCAAAAGCCCAAGGTACAAAGTTGCTAGGATAATCAGCTTTGCGGTTGTAGTGTGGCCGAAAAATTAGATCAAATTGTCGGAAAGGCGGATCATAAGCGGGGGTTTCTGCACCATCCTCGAAGTCCATGTAAACCGTCAAATAAGACCGTTCTGGGTGAAATAAGTTGTCGGGGAGGGGATGGTGGAAACGAAACCAATGGTGATCGAGAATGACGATGGAACAATCACTCAGGCGAACGGATGGATCGTGGCGAAATAGATAATCTGAGCCTGGAGCAGTTTGCCAATAGTTGATATTAGAGTAAAAAGGAATATTTAATGCTTTTAAGCCCTCAGCTAAGCAAACAAAAGCATGAAGATAAGCTACTTTATGAGGATCGCTGGA from Trichocoleus desertorum ATA4-8-CV12 encodes:
- a CDS encoding chromosome segregation ATPase is translated as MTRDRGTPDRRPADRPPRRKNSSNLPDRPPAPRPSSNPMPRPVVRAVPPSVRPVVSSLGQTEEPAYAVSGPATPPLAKPPIARDRKGLQLPTSLRFWGLTTLLFTGGAAVFSVALLVRSPALPNCPSIFWPMASASMRLYCAQVAANKQTLKNLLEAIALVNSLPADHPLRSDIDRSIQQWSSDILNLAENSFNAGKLDEAIATARKIPENTAAHALVNERIDRWQSIWQKAEAIYQKSELALRERKWHQAFTEAVRLLYVGNTYWETTKYQELNERIRVARDEGNKLAKAEELADIGGLDNLLKAIKLAESIGPNSYIYKEAQTAIGKFGRKMLNLAQATLEQRNATEAIAIARKIPTSANLEAEAQDFIDLADAQAQAWQGTVADLEAAIAQAQKLDSKRPMYARAQQLITRWQREIEGVAHLDRARQLAQGGTPNALGAAIAEASLVNRSNPRWDEAQKEIGRWRSQVETTEDRPYLDRADEYALAGDATSLQSAINEASQVGPGRALYREAQDKIGQWTREIQRQQDQPYLDQARAFASAGDLPSAIATAEQITSNRSLYDEAQDEIRSWRGQIQAEQNWQEAQSLATAATPDALAAAIQKADQIPASSSLRVDAEAAINQWSQSILVLAQNQANYNLPSAIAIAQKVPPQTEAYAPAQLQIGEWRKALQPPEPPRVLLEPSPPQIRPPELGR
- a CDS encoding glycosyltransferase; translated protein: MTNEFTNSQLNYLIPPEIKDDEFYYAIKNLVQEPTIKTVLEIGSSAGGGSTEAFVTGLRLNPNQPLLFCMEISQTRFAALQQRYAQDSFVQCYNVSSVSLEGFPSEAEVIEFYQTQPTGLNRYPLDQILLWLRQDIDYVKNSGVPDAGIDRIKQEHQIQYFDLVLIDGSEFTGEAELKEVYGAKFILLDDSNTLKNYKNYQKLLKDTNYELIQENQQVRNGYAIFRRVKEPKSTPNTPQQFTLGDTDPQVSLRGPIFFFCGLSSDPHKVAYLHAFVCLAEGLKALNIPFYSNINYWQTAPGSDYLFRHDPSVRLSDCSIVILDHHWFRFHHPLPDNLFHPERSYLTVYMDFEDGAETPAYDPPFRQFDLIFRPHYNRKADYPSNFVPWAFGLSNRILRATQAATDSIDRDRHLLLNFRHAHPLRDTIEQQFLPQVQSILPVDTTVESFNDIPSTPEDLLQWQQTGRRHYPRYYQRLLKAIACACFGGRLESHPVTGEPIGHWWDSWRFWESLAAGCATFHLDFDKYGITLPVMPENGRHYVGIDLDNMDATLVRLQQDPDLLAEIGAAGREWALANYSPIPTAERFLQTVLTSPAAHQRQIAARKAAIAAQPSAQPADPLPVEFFTIVLNGEPFIRYHIEVFKQLPFQWHWHIVEGVADLKHDTAWSLPSGGKITDQLHRQGRSCDGTSEYLDKLAQQYPDNITIYRKPNGVFWDGKREMVSAPLSNIQNECLLWQIDADELWTVEQLRKTRQLFIEHPEKTAAFYWCWYFVGPNLVVTSRNCYSQNPRQEWLRTWRYQPGAIWLSHEPPRLAQPAANGQWQEVARINPFRHQETEQQGLVFQHFAYVTPEQLRFKEQYYGYTQAEAQWRKLQQQSQFPVYLRDYFAWVQDNTTVDRLERLGISAIAQLTPSNTWQFVQPQVAATIPPKITKQPLIIIDGVFFQLINTGIARVWSTLLAEWSRSNFAPYLLVLDRAGTAPKVEGIRYRTIPPYNYRNTSLDRAMLQQICDAEQASLFVSTYYTAPISTPSVFMAYDMIPERIGWNVDQFMWREKHYAIQQAFRYLAISQNTARDLVRFFPYVDPKAITVAPCGVQPHFTPATEAEIAAFRQKHQITQPYFLTVGTRNGYKNTILFYKAFAKLANATHFSLVCTGGNPTLEPELSDCLPIGTRVHLLKLDDAELRMAYAGAIALVYPSQYEGFGLPIVEAMASGCPVITCPNGSIPEVAGQAAIYVNHTDVEGLAAALQKVQQPQVRHTLVQAGLAQAKQFSWLQMAKTVCEALMAAVQAAPTPEPYTPPLAIASVDERQVIFRENALSREVAQPEPTLVSDPVLPAETSEHYQQVGRSLLAEHQLEDAIQAFDKAHQLSPRDPAALHDLGTAYKAKADESRMRADFYLGFALYRQGKYQAAIERYQKFLASEKVGVAPELIQRVYKCLGDCFQRLGQYDAAIEVYQQAVQAYPIAKLYFDLISALRDNGQTEAAIATATQGLSLIPDDFSLKLAQQMTLPILYESVTEIAESRQRFTQALARISAELDLSTAEASQNALNGVSRYANFYLAYQGENDRPLQQEYGLLVHQIMATNYPQWVQDRPMPPLSPSGKIRIGYLSDCLRQHTVGKLFLGWLRHCDRQKFEIYCYSLNREQDAIAQEVQHYSDAFHQISGDLEGMCQQILNDELHVLTFLDIGMHPKASQIASLRLAPVQCMTWGHPVTSGLPTVDYFLSSDLMEPENGEEHYSEQLVRLPQLGIAYAKPTIPELTKTRADLGLREDAVVYLSCQSLFKYLPQYDFVFAAIAQQVPQAQFAFLAHFSAAVTEKFRQRLQRAFAAVGLNSEDYCIILPRQNQVGYLQLNLLSDIFLDTFAWSGGNTTLEAIACHLPVVTCPSEFMRGRHAAGILQALDIPEAIAASPEDYVAIAVKLGLDSAWRQEMGARVTQGHARLFDHPNCVRALEAFYQQVVQETLPETASGDRKSS